DNA from Borreliella garinii:
TTCAACTAGACAAACACATACTAATAGATTCCTTTGACGAAGAAATAGTTAAAATAATGGAAGAAGAACTAATACAAAAAGGAGTTAATCTTCATACAAGTGAGTTTGTAAAAAGTTTAATAGGAGAAAAAAAAGTAGAAGGAGTAGTAACAAACAAAAATACTTATCAAGCTGACATTGTTATACTTGCTACTGGAATAAAGCCTGCTACTGAGTTTTTAGAAAATCAGCTTAAAACCAGTACAAATGGAGCAATAATTGTAAATGCGTATGGCGAAACTAGCATAAAAAATATTTTTTCTGCAGGAGATTGTGCAACTATTTATAATATAGTAAGCAAAAAAAATGAATATATACCTCTGGCAACAACAGCTAACAAACTTGGAAGAATAGTCGGTGAAAATTTAGCTGGGAATCATGTTCCATTTAAAGGTACATTGGGCTCAGCTTCAATTAAGATACTATCTTTAGAAGCTGCAAGAACAGGGCTTACAGAAAAAGATGCAAAAAAGCTTCAAATAAAATATAAAACGATTTTTGTAAAAGATAAAAATCATACAAATTATTATCCTGGCCAAGAAGATCTTTATATTAAATTAATTTATGAGGAGAATACTAAAATAATCCTTGGAGCACAAGCAATAGGAAAAAATGGAGCCGTAATAAGAATTCATGCTTTATCAATTGCAATCTATTCAAAACTTACAACAAAAGAATTAGGAATGATGGACTTCTCATATTCTCCACCATTCTCAAGAACCTGGGATATATTAAATATTGCTGGAAATGCTGCTAAATAGAAAGAATTTAATTAATTTAATTCTTCATGCTAATCGGTTGTCCTGTGCTTGAAAGAACATCTCTCCAAAAAGAACCATTGGGATTAACCTTATTTCTGTCAATTACTGCCATCTTAATCGGTATGTGCACAAACTTTGTACTCCACAAACTAATCAACATTTTTGTCTTACCAGACATTGCAGCATGTACAGCATTTGAACCAAGCCTAGCACAATAAAGTGAATCACTAGCATTAGCAGGCGAACTTCTAATAATATAGCTAGGATCAATGTATTTAAGAGTAAATTGTATATTTTTTGCTTTAAAATATTCTGTAATTTTATCTTTAATATAAAGCCCAATATCCTCATAAAGCAAATTCCCAGAATCGTCTTTTTTGCGAGAAAACTGATTAAAATACTTTTGCCCTGCTCCTTCTGCTATCAATATTACTGCATGAGGAATTTCTTCTAAGCTCTCTTTCTCTAAAAGTCGTCTTTCAAGATGAACAAGAAATCCATTAGGACCTTCTATGTCAAAATCAAGCTCTGGAATTAAACAAAAATTAACATCATTAGAAGAAAGCGCAGTATGAGCAGCAATAAACCCAGAATCCCGCCCCATAACTTTAACAAGTCCAATACCATTATAAGCACTATTAGCTTCAAAATGAGCACCAGCAACAGCTGCAACCGCTTGTTCTACAGCAGTCTCAAATCCAAAAGATTTTTGAACAAACATAAAATCATTGTCTACAGTTTTAGGAATGCCTACAACCGCTATTTTTAAATTTCTTTTTTCTATCTCCTCAGCAATAAGAAGAGATCCCTTTTGAGTACCATCTCCACCAATATTAAAAATCATATTAATGTTCATTCTCTCTAAAGTGTCAACTATTTCAACAGGTTTAATACCACCCCTTGAAGAGCCAAGAATAGTGCCTCCAAATTTATTAATATCATCAACAACATCTGGATTAAGATTAATAAAAGGTGAATTTGACTCGGGAAGAAGGCCTTGATATCCAAATTTTACCCCATAAATATTACGAACCCCATAAATTTTCCATAAAGTTCGCACAATAGAACGAATAACATCGTTAAAGCCAGGACAAAGTCCACCGCAAGTAGTAATAGCAGCTTTAACGTGCCTGGGAACAAAATAAATTTTTTCTCTAGGTCCAGCTTTTTCTAAAAGAATATCTTCATACTTATCTCCCTCGTCCTCATTCCTATATACACTAAACTTAATTTTATTTTTTTCATTAACAAAATGTGAAGAGCCCTCACCAGCATAAAAATCAATCAAAGGATTGTTTTGCTTGCATTCTCCTAAACTATCTATTTTAAAATCTAAATTTTCATTTTTAATTCTATACACTAAATACTCCTTTATAAAATTATAACCCAATTATTTTCTAATAAATTGACTTTGATCTTTAATCATATCGTATATGTCGTCGTAAATATAAGGAGACCCTTCAACAGGAGATTTAATTAAATTGCCAGCTATGAATTCAAAATATTTATTCAGCTTTGAATTCTTCTCAAAATCAATAAATGGCACTCTATTATTAATAGCCTCTCTAAAACTTTTTGCAAAAGGTACAAAGCCTATAAACTCTATTGGTATATTAATATTATTCTTAACA
Protein-coding regions in this window:
- a CDS encoding CoA-disulfide reductase, giving the protein MKIIIIGGTSAGTSAAAKAKRLNKKLDITIYEKTNIVSFGTCGLPYFIGGFFDNPNEMISRTPEEFEKTGISVKTNHEVIKVNVKNNTIVIKNQITGSIFNNTYDKLMIATGAKPIIPAINNINLKNFYTLRNLEDGQKIKNLMDKEEIKNIVIIGAGYIGIEMIEAAKNKRKNVRLIQLDKHILIDSFDEEIVKIMEEELIQKGVNLHTSEFVKSLIGEKKVEGVVTNKNTYQADIVILATGIKPATEFLENQLKTSTNGAIIVNAYGETSIKNIFSAGDCATIYNIVSKKNEYIPLATTANKLGRIVGENLAGNHVPFKGTLGSASIKILSLEAARTGLTEKDAKKLQIKYKTIFVKDKNHTNYYPGQEDLYIKLIYEENTKIILGAQAIGKNGAVIRIHALSIAIYSKLTTKELGMMDFSYSPPFSRTWDILNIAGNAAK
- a CDS encoding ATP-dependent 6-phosphofructokinase, producing MYRIKNENLDFKIDSLGECKQNNPLIDFYAGEGSSHFVNEKNKIKFSVYRNEDEGDKYEDILLEKAGPREKIYFVPRHVKAAITTCGGLCPGFNDVIRSIVRTLWKIYGVRNIYGVKFGYQGLLPESNSPFINLNPDVVDDINKFGGTILGSSRGGIKPVEIVDTLERMNINMIFNIGGDGTQKGSLLIAEEIEKRNLKIAVVGIPKTVDNDFMFVQKSFGFETAVEQAVAAVAGAHFEANSAYNGIGLVKVMGRDSGFIAAHTALSSNDVNFCLIPELDFDIEGPNGFLVHLERRLLEKESLEEIPHAVILIAEGAGQKYFNQFSRKKDDSGNLLYEDIGLYIKDKITEYFKAKNIQFTLKYIDPSYIIRSSPANASDSLYCARLGSNAVHAAMSGKTKMLISLWSTKFVHIPIKMAVIDRNKVNPNGSFWRDVLSSTGQPISMKN